In Deinococcus aquiradiocola, the sequence TTCGAGGGTCTTGGCGTGCCCGATCTGCGCGACGACCTCGCCGCGCCGACTGAGGAGCTTGAGCAGTTCCCGGTTGATTTCGTCGACCTGACTGCGCAGGTCTTCGATGGAGGGGTTGGGATTCATGCACCCAGTGTAGTGACCCCCAACCCACGCCGGAGGGGGTAAACATAGTCAATTGAAAGGTCCGGGCGGGAACGAAAAACACCCAGGGTGAGCCTGGGTGTCTGGAGTGGTTCTGCGGCGCTGACGGGCCGGGCGTGTCCTACGGTTTCGATCCGATTCCAGGGATGCCGGAAACAGCACCGACATCCCTTCCACCTCCTCAAAACCGTATCTATTTGCACTCGCTTCGCTCGGCTGAACTCTACAAGTTCAGCTCAAAACCGTATCAGATGCCCGCGAAGGGGTCACCGCTCTGCACTTCGGCCTCCTCGCGCTTGCGGAAGACGCGGGAGAGGAGGACGCCCACTTCGTACAGCAGGTAGAGGGGTCCGGCGAAGAGGGCCATGTTGACGGGGTCGGTGGTGGGCGTGATGATGGCCGCCGCGACGAGGCAGGCGATGAACGCGAACTTGCGGACGCTGCCGAGCATGACGTGGTTGACCACGCCGATCTTCGTGAGGACGACCGCCAGGATCGGCATCTCGAAGAACAGCCCGAAGGCGACCATCACGGTCACGACCTGACCGATGTACGTGCCGACGCTCAGGAACGCGGACACGGTGCCGCCCAGGAAGTCCGCCAGGAACTTCACCATGGGCGGCAGGATCAGGTAGTACGCGGTGACCACGCCGAGCATGAAGCTGACGCCCGCCCCGACGATGAAGGGGGCCGCCCAGCGTTTCTCCTCCTGGTACAGGCCCGGCGCGATGAACAGCCAGATCTGATGCAGGATGAACGGCAGGGCGATGGCGAGGCCCGCCCAGAGGGCGATGTTGAAGCTCATGAGGAGCTGTTCGGGAAGCTGCGTGGCGACCAGCTGGAGTTTACCGGCCTTGTAGAGGGCGGTGTGCTCGAGGGGTTCCTGCAGCAGCTTGATGATGCGCGGCACGAAGTTCCACGCGGCGCCGAGCCCGATCACGAGGTAGATCAGGGAGTAGATCAGCCGGGTCCGGAGTTCCTCGAGGTGGTCCAGCAGTGGCGCGCTCTTTTCGAGCATGGTGGGGACGTCGTTCTGGGTCATGCCGCGCCTCCGTGCTCAGTGCCGGTCTTCGGGCTTGACGACCGTGACGGTCGTGTCGTCCTTGGCGGTGGAACGGAATTCCTTGATGCCCTGGCCGAGGCCCTTCCCGATTTCCGGGATTTTCTTGGCGCCGAACAGCAGCACGATGACCACCACGATGAGCAGAATTTCCACGATACCCATAATCTGTTCTCCTTGACTCCGGCCCGGTCGGGCGGAGTGATGTGATTCTGAGGATACGCCCTGAGTCCCCGGAGGGGGAGCGGCGCGGCGGGGGTGTCCTTTACGCTTCCTGAACGCTGGCCGCCTGCCTGCCGGGGCGGGGACCGCCGGGCGGGGCAGCGTGCGGCGGGGAGGGCGAGGGGAGGTGTGCCGCCCGGTGTGGTGCTGCCCTGAACTGGTATACGCGGCCGGTCCGCGTCTGGATGTTCAGGAACGGTGAAGGTGCCGTGCAGGGCACGCGGTGGCTGCCACGTGGCGCGGCGTGCCCGCCCGGTTCACCGCCGCGCGGGGCGGAGGACGGGCAGGCACGCTCGGCGCACCTTCCGGGCAGTCCGTGCAGCACGGACGCACCGGGAGCGGGTCAGGGTTTGCGGGCGATCCAGGCGGCCAGGAACGGCAGCTTGGCGTTCAGGCGCTCCCCGAAGGCGCCCCAGTACCGGCGGGACCAGCCCTCGACGACGCGCTGCTGGCCGCGCGCGACGGCCATGGCGCCCTCGGGCACGTCGGCGGTGACGGTGCTGCCTGCCGCGACGAAGGCCGCGTCGCCCAG encodes:
- the tatC gene encoding twin-arginine translocase subunit TatC; this translates as MTQNDVPTMLEKSAPLLDHLEELRTRLIYSLIYLVIGLGAAWNFVPRIIKLLQEPLEHTALYKAGKLQLVATQLPEQLLMSFNIALWAGLAIALPFILHQIWLFIAPGLYQEEKRWAAPFIVGAGVSFMLGVVTAYYLILPPMVKFLADFLGGTVSAFLSVGTYIGQVVTVMVAFGLFFEMPILAVVLTKIGVVNHVMLGSVRKFAFIACLVAAAIITPTTDPVNMALFAGPLYLLYEVGVLLSRVFRKREEAEVQSGDPFAGI
- the tatA gene encoding twin-arginine translocase TatA/TatE family subunit, which translates into the protein MGIVEILLIVVVIVLLFGAKKIPEIGKGLGQGIKEFRSTAKDDTTVTVVKPEDRH